The sequence CCAGGAGCTCTCCTCTAGAATCGGCGACGACCATCCCTTCAACATCGGTCAGGATAATACGCTGCTCGTAAAGGCTCCCCCACTGCTCGACAAAGGCCTGGATTCCCTGCCAGCTATTGTGTCTCAAATAATAGCGGGATAGCTCAACCTCCATACGCCCGGCGCGCGTCTGGTCAACCCTCTCCTGAAAACGGCGGATTTCACTCTGCGTAGCCTGATTCAGGAAGAACAATACTGACCCGATGGTGACCAGTACCACCAGGGTAAAGGCAAGCAGCAGGCGAAAGCGTAAGCTATGAATCAACTTCCGCCTCCGAGAACTTGTACCCGGCTCCGTAAACTGTTTTGATATACCTGGGTTGACCGGGGTCCGGTTCAAGCTTGCGCCGCAGGTTCAGGATATGGACATCGATAGTACGGTCAAAGCCCTCGAAATCGAAACCCAGGGCACTGGCAATAAGCTGCGCCCGGCTGAAGACCCTCCCCGGTTCTTTGACCAGTACCCCCAGCAGCTTGAACTCCACCGCTGTCAGGTTCAGAGGTCTTCCTTCCAGAAAGGCTTCATGCCTGAGGAAGTTGATTGTCAGCGGGCCATGCTTAATTTCGTCAGGCCCCCTCTCGCCGGGTAAACGCCTGAGCACTGCCCTGACTCTGGCGGCCAGCTCCCTCGGGCTGAAGGGCTTGGTCACGTAGTCGTCCGCTCCCAGTCCCAAACCTGTGAGCTTGTCTTCGTCGGTAGTCCGCGCCGTGAGCATAATTATCGGCACATCGGATTCACCCCTGAGAGTACGGCAGACCTCAAGGCCATCCATGCCGGGCAGCATCAGGTCCAGAACGATAAGGTCAGGGTGACCCTCACGGGCCAGGCGCAGGGCCTCAATGCCGTCGTAAGCGGTAAGCACCCGGTAACCATCCCGGTTCAGATAGAGCTTGACCAGCTCTACCGTTTTCGAATCATCGTCAACCACCAGGACTCTCTTCCCTGCCATCTGTTACCCCCTAGCGGTTCAGTTCTCTTTACAACAATCTTATAACGTAAATGTTAAGAAAATATTAACACGAGATTTTGGCCACAGAAAAGAGAGAAAGGGGGAATTCCCCCTTTCTCTCCAATGCCAGCCAATTAAAAATTCCGGTCACTTACTGCGCGGGAGCAGTTGGTGCATTCCAGCCACGAATCCCGTGCATACCGCGCATACCGGGGAACTTACCATGTCCGGAGAAGCCAAACCCGAAGGGGACATCAGGCCGGGCTTGTTGCCACTGCAGGTAAGCGTCAGCCTG comes from Dehalococcoidales bacterium and encodes:
- a CDS encoding response regulator transcription factor, with product MAGKRVLVVDDDSKTVELVKLYLNRDGYRVLTAYDGIEALRLAREGHPDLIVLDLMLPGMDGLEVCRTLRGESDVPIIMLTARTTDEDKLTGLGLGADDYVTKPFSPRELAARVRAVLRRLPGERGPDEIKHGPLTINFLRHEAFLEGRPLNLTAVEFKLLGVLVKEPGRVFSRAQLIASALGFDFEGFDRTIDVHILNLRRKLEPDPGQPRYIKTVYGAGYKFSEAEVDS